In Paenibacillus algicola, a genomic segment contains:
- a CDS encoding DUF3383 family protein, with protein MSSIKDVTVIIDIKKPTPIVGFGKPLIIGTSAAAKPYKSYTDLAEVAADHTINSEIYKAAAAIFNQEHRPPELAVMSRETAGTWEDFLPQIFEKDWYFLICTRSAVEDITAIADAVEANDSRQFMVSTTSKEDMVTIKAKEYKNTTVFYHTNIDNYPEAALVGEAGSKTVGSITWKGQRLRGILPLDISAAELREIHNLGGITYVTKAGDPVTSEGKTVSGEYIDVIHAKHFVIYTIEYEVQKLFNNARNQKIGYDNTGIAQIEGVVRNVLQRCTLQGIIARDDAGTGLFETTFKTREQTTALERSTREYNGGTFGFELAGAIHETTIRGLVTY; from the coding sequence TTGTCATCAATTAAAGACGTAACAGTCATTATTGATATTAAGAAGCCCACGCCAATTGTGGGATTCGGCAAACCGTTGATCATCGGCACATCAGCTGCCGCTAAGCCGTACAAGTCCTACACTGATTTGGCGGAAGTCGCCGCAGATCACACGATCAATTCTGAAATCTACAAAGCGGCTGCTGCAATCTTTAATCAGGAGCATCGACCTCCTGAGCTGGCCGTCATGTCGAGGGAAACCGCAGGCACCTGGGAGGATTTTTTGCCGCAAATCTTTGAAAAGGATTGGTATTTTCTAATCTGCACACGCAGCGCTGTGGAAGACATTACAGCTATTGCCGATGCGGTCGAAGCGAACGACTCCCGGCAGTTCATGGTCAGCACCACCAGCAAGGAGGATATGGTGACGATCAAGGCCAAGGAGTATAAAAACACCACGGTCTTTTATCACACCAACATAGACAACTATCCGGAGGCAGCTCTGGTTGGTGAAGCTGGATCGAAAACGGTCGGCAGCATTACCTGGAAGGGTCAGCGCCTCAGAGGCATTTTGCCGCTGGACATTTCGGCTGCGGAGCTCCGGGAGATTCATAATTTGGGCGGGATCACTTATGTTACGAAAGCCGGTGACCCGGTGACCAGCGAAGGCAAAACAGTGAGTGGAGAGTACATTGATGTAATCCATGCGAAGCACTTTGTGATTTACACTATCGAGTACGAGGTGCAAAAGCTGTTCAACAACGCCCGGAACCAGAAAATCGGTTACGACAACACCGGCATTGCTCAAATTGAGGGCGTGGTCCGAAACGTGCTGCAGCGATGCACCTTGCAGGGGATCATTGCCAGAGACGATGCCGGAACCGGGCTGTTCGAGACAACCTTTAAGACCCGGGAACAGACCACGGCACTGGAACGGTCTACAAGGGAATACAACGGCGGTACATTTGGATTTGAACTCGCCGGGGCCATTCACGAAACCACAATTCGCGGTCTTGTGACCTATTAA
- a CDS encoding phage neck terminator protein, whose protein sequence is MIPYNEIRKALVSGLSDHTGLQVINMNGGGGIPKGAFITYHFEPGFNSTGGRPIEQQNGEYLEQMETVEFTVSFLSYADDNPVSMTNALQAQEWFKADGRIRLKDDLGIVVHNVGQVENRDVAIGTEWERRHGFEVEFRMQNISQRKLDVIEKVNIEGAGTIVIN, encoded by the coding sequence ATGATCCCGTACAACGAAATCCGTAAAGCGCTGGTGTCCGGATTATCCGACCATACCGGCCTGCAGGTGATCAACATGAACGGCGGTGGCGGCATCCCTAAAGGCGCATTTATCACGTATCATTTTGAGCCTGGGTTTAATAGTACCGGTGGACGACCCATTGAACAGCAGAACGGCGAATATTTGGAGCAGATGGAGACGGTGGAATTTACCGTCTCTTTTTTGTCCTATGCGGATGATAACCCGGTCAGCATGACCAACGCGTTGCAGGCTCAAGAGTGGTTTAAGGCAGACGGTCGGATCAGGCTGAAAGATGATCTTGGCATTGTCGTCCATAATGTCGGGCAGGTCGAAAACCGGGATGTTGCCATAGGTACCGAATGGGAGCGCCGGCACGGCTTTGAAGTTGAATTCAGGATGCAGAACATATCCCAGCGTAAGCTGGACGTGATTGAAAAAGTAAACATAGAAGGAGCTGGTACCATTGTCATCAATTAA
- a CDS encoding phage virion morphogenesis protein, with protein sequence MPKKTRRSYRRANIEVTETTYLPGIIDTLQDLVTKEVHIGVQGDEETAMIAGIHEYGSLKAGIPARSFVGTGKKKAQAPISKTVKAGVIELVTGNLNTKDLLQQIGDVGLGRVVKNFDKLRTPPLSPIYAKRKGNKKILHDEETLRDSLTSVVVSKGGRRR encoded by the coding sequence ATGCCTAAGAAAACGCGACGAAGTTACCGGCGGGCAAACATTGAAGTGACCGAAACCACCTACCTCCCGGGGATTATCGACACGTTGCAGGATTTGGTCACCAAAGAGGTCCACATAGGTGTGCAGGGAGACGAGGAAACGGCCATGATTGCCGGCATACATGAATACGGTTCGCTGAAAGCAGGGATCCCGGCCCGTTCTTTTGTCGGTACCGGCAAGAAAAAGGCTCAGGCTCCTATTTCCAAAACGGTGAAGGCAGGCGTGATCGAGCTGGTAACAGGCAATCTGAATACGAAGGATTTGCTTCAGCAGATTGGTGATGTAGGGCTTGGCCGTGTGGTGAAAAACTTTGACAAGCTGCGGACACCGCCGTTGTCTCCGATCTATGCGAAGCGCAAAGGGAATAAGAAAATCCTGCATGATGAAGAAACCCTGCGGGATTCCCTAACGTCTGTGGTTGTTTCCAAAGGGGGGCGGCGCCGATGA
- a CDS encoding phage major capsid protein, which translates to MKNLIELRKKLAAKKEEMRSMIESAQGEKRGFTDEEETKFTAMEEEARSLESEIKLEERSQQLAMSSGGTKRTPEDPQHETEFRSLGELVKTYRENPNDERLKEYRELAMKSNNSGGIFVPPQFSAQLFEVSPESAIVRPRALVIPAEDSAPDANITFPALDQGAGSNMYGGVEVNWIGEGDEKPETNAKFKDLNLAPHEVAGHIVVTDKLLRNAPAINQIVTRLFRGAIAAAEDDAFLYGNGVAKPMGAINSPAAVTVPRQVAGTITYTDIVGMLAKAKLGGNLVWAASQSILPQLLTMKDDAGNLIFHPNIANAMTGTLLGYPIRFSENSPVLGAAGDLVLTDFGYYVIKDGAGIFIQASEHPLFKQNKTIIKAFWNVDGKPWLNGPLTLKNGYEVSPFVKLGTPQG; encoded by the coding sequence TTGAAAAATCTGATCGAACTGAGAAAGAAACTGGCTGCGAAGAAAGAAGAAATGCGGTCCATGATTGAATCGGCGCAAGGTGAGAAGCGCGGCTTTACGGATGAAGAGGAAACAAAATTCACCGCGATGGAGGAAGAGGCTAGAAGCCTGGAATCCGAGATCAAGCTGGAAGAGCGGTCGCAGCAGCTGGCCATGAGTTCTGGCGGTACGAAAAGAACGCCAGAAGATCCGCAGCATGAAACTGAATTCCGTTCCCTTGGTGAACTGGTGAAGACCTATCGTGAGAATCCGAACGATGAAAGACTGAAAGAATACCGCGAACTGGCTATGAAGAGTAATAACAGTGGCGGTATTTTTGTACCTCCACAGTTTTCTGCGCAGCTATTCGAAGTATCACCGGAGTCTGCTATTGTCCGGCCGCGAGCTCTGGTTATCCCAGCTGAAGACAGCGCACCGGATGCTAATATCACATTCCCGGCGCTGGATCAGGGAGCGGGCAGTAATATGTATGGCGGGGTTGAAGTGAACTGGATCGGTGAAGGTGATGAAAAACCAGAAACCAATGCCAAATTCAAAGACCTGAATCTCGCCCCTCACGAAGTTGCAGGTCATATTGTCGTGACGGACAAGCTGCTTCGGAACGCTCCAGCGATTAACCAGATCGTTACACGATTGTTCCGCGGGGCTATCGCGGCTGCGGAAGATGATGCTTTCCTGTATGGTAATGGCGTAGCGAAGCCTATGGGTGCAATCAATTCTCCGGCAGCTGTTACCGTGCCAAGACAAGTGGCTGGTACCATCACTTATACGGACATCGTAGGCATGCTGGCCAAAGCGAAGCTTGGTGGCAATTTGGTTTGGGCGGCTTCGCAATCTATCCTGCCGCAGCTGCTGACCATGAAAGACGATGCTGGCAACCTGATCTTCCATCCGAATATTGCCAATGCCATGACAGGGACATTGCTGGGCTATCCAATTCGGTTCTCTGAAAACTCTCCTGTCCTTGGGGCAGCTGGGGATCTGGTTCTGACTGATTTTGGTTACTACGTGATCAAGGATGGCGCGGGTATCTTTATCCAGGCATCCGAACATCCGTTGTTCAAGCAGAACAAAACGATCATCAAAGCTTTCTGGAACGTGGATGGTAAGCCGTGGCTGAATGGTCCACTCACACTGAAAAACGGCTACGAGGTTTCCCCATTCGTGAAACTTGGTACTCCGCAGGGTTAG
- a CDS encoding HK97 family phage prohead protease: MKEAKEQRELVLPETRPEVRKADGEPAKIIGYAVRWEQLSRPIFGMFQERFKRGSFTASLVNPDVYASWQHDSREVLGRTPNTLVLTEDDIGLRYEITPPSWAEKHLETIERGDVRGSSFIFRPVVEEWDESNPDMPIRSIIEAELFEVSPVTTPAYPQSSVGIRSAEEIFKSRPHSEADADDQEEEQRAAALLDLNMRLRKLNT, encoded by the coding sequence ATGAAGGAAGCCAAGGAACAACGGGAATTGGTGCTGCCGGAAACGCGGCCGGAAGTGAGAAAGGCTGATGGAGAGCCAGCCAAAATAATTGGTTATGCAGTCCGCTGGGAGCAGTTATCACGCCCGATTTTTGGAATGTTCCAAGAACGGTTTAAACGAGGGTCTTTCACAGCAAGTCTGGTTAATCCTGATGTTTATGCATCCTGGCAGCATGATTCCAGGGAGGTTCTTGGAAGAACGCCTAACACTTTGGTACTCACCGAGGATGACATTGGGCTGAGATATGAAATCACCCCGCCGAGCTGGGCAGAAAAACATTTGGAGACGATCGAACGCGGTGATGTGCGGGGATCGTCTTTTATTTTTCGCCCGGTTGTTGAGGAATGGGATGAATCCAATCCAGATATGCCGATTCGCTCCATTATTGAGGCAGAATTGTTTGAAGTCAGCCCGGTGACTACGCCGGCATATCCACAGTCATCTGTAGGCATTCGGTCTGCTGAAGAAATTTTTAAATCTCGGCCCCATTCTGAAGCGGATGCGGATGATCAAGAAGAAGAACAACGGGCAGCAGCTTTGTTGGATTTGAATATGAGGTTAAGAAAATTAAACACTTGA
- a CDS encoding phage portal protein: MTELKIPIISKFLEKRSEMSDLKNPKRWFYNTFGITAGNGIQVTEATAMKSTAVLACVRVLSETVASLPVPVYRRLKPRGKERISHAVADILQRAPNSKMTAFTFRETMMAHILLWGNCYAEIEYDGNGVIKALWPIPPSRVDMYDTESGDSFYRVTLPNGEQKNIPDYAMFHIPGLGFDGRKGISVISWARRSIELALATEQFGADFFENGTNVGAVATHPGTLTEEAFERLKQSLREKYEGLGNAHRLMLLEEGMTFSKNTIPPNDAQFLETRKFQISEIARLFRVPPHMLADLERATFSNIEQQSIDFVTHTIRPWLVRWEQTINWKLFDSNEQKQIFAEFLIEGLLRGETKARYESYAIARTNGWLSVNDIRELENMNPVEGGDIYLQPLNMKDVNQKEPGKGGDNDEGSQGTTGIGAAGNAAGSEKG, from the coding sequence GTGACAGAACTGAAGATACCGATCATATCAAAGTTTCTCGAAAAACGAAGTGAAATGAGCGATCTGAAAAACCCCAAGCGCTGGTTTTACAATACGTTTGGCATTACTGCCGGGAATGGCATTCAGGTAACAGAAGCAACGGCCATGAAATCAACAGCCGTGTTAGCATGTGTACGTGTACTATCCGAGACAGTAGCCTCTTTGCCGGTCCCAGTGTACAGGAGATTAAAACCAAGAGGCAAAGAACGGATATCCCATGCTGTTGCGGACATTCTGCAGCGGGCTCCCAATTCTAAGATGACCGCATTCACTTTTCGTGAAACCATGATGGCCCATATTTTGCTCTGGGGTAACTGTTATGCGGAAATTGAATATGACGGAAACGGAGTGATCAAAGCTCTATGGCCGATCCCTCCGAGTCGTGTGGATATGTATGATACCGAATCGGGTGATTCATTTTACCGGGTTACATTGCCCAACGGAGAGCAGAAGAACATTCCGGATTATGCGATGTTCCATATCCCGGGCTTAGGTTTTGACGGAAGAAAAGGGATATCGGTCATCAGCTGGGCGAGAAGATCCATTGAGCTTGCCCTGGCGACCGAACAATTCGGGGCTGACTTTTTTGAGAATGGCACAAACGTGGGGGCAGTCGCAACCCATCCAGGAACTTTGACGGAAGAAGCCTTTGAGCGATTAAAACAATCGCTTCGGGAAAAGTATGAGGGGCTCGGCAATGCTCACCGTTTGATGCTGCTTGAAGAAGGCATGACATTTTCAAAAAATACGATCCCACCGAATGATGCACAGTTTTTGGAAACGAGAAAGTTTCAAATCTCCGAGATTGCGCGTCTTTTTCGTGTGCCTCCGCACATGCTGGCCGACTTGGAACGAGCAACTTTTTCAAACATTGAACAGCAGAGCATCGACTTTGTAACTCACACCATACGGCCCTGGCTGGTTCGCTGGGAGCAAACAATCAACTGGAAGCTCTTTGATAGCAATGAACAAAAACAGATATTTGCCGAGTTCCTGATTGAAGGCTTACTGCGCGGTGAAACCAAGGCTAGATATGAAAGCTATGCTATCGCAAGGACAAACGGCTGGCTATCAGTAAATGATATCCGGGAGCTTGAGAACATGAACCCGGTTGAGGGCGGGGATATTTACCTGCAGCCACTCAACATGAAGGATGTTAATCAGAAAGAGCCAGGGAAGGGAGGTGATAACGATGAAGGAAGCCAAGGAACAACGGGAATTGGTGCTGCCGGAAACGCGGCCGGAAGTGAGAAAGGCTGA
- a CDS encoding terminase large subunit has protein sequence MDRATAYAYEVVEGRIPAGESQRQACQRHLNDLEKQGTEEFPYVWDPDKAHEIIEFAESLTLAEGEDPAPLRLWGFQDFILGSWNGWLNSKGYRRFRTSYVQVARQNGKSLKNAVPALYYGNFDGYNYPQVYCAATKELQARIVLGECIKFINADRELGGDEYEDGLFQVKEYAGKIECSVSNGVIRALGRDTKSIDGFRPYFASVDEYHLHKDNQMYKLLADGTKKLKQCLISVITTAGFDLNSPCFRLYEYCKLILAGVHKDETQFVFICELDKDDDVWDEANWPKANPLWTEETLDSLRSEGIKAKEMQGEDLRNFLTKSLNQWVQFADNQYMNVSHWKACQSDTTLEDMEGRDCYLGLDLSSGGDLTSGCLEFPIDEGQHRKYYIHSHSFMPAARVADHVKTDNAPYDMWIRQGLITVTETLGGVKTDYKYIISYYRDIIKKYNLKLRGIAYDPHNADAFLSDLEEFGVDCVEITQSARSLNDATVDFRLEVEAGNVFYDRRNELLTWSMVNAKTVSNSFGEIKIDKDPQAKFKRIDPVDAVIDAHKLTLANKVKRSVYEERGVRSI, from the coding sequence CTGGACAGGGCCACAGCCTACGCATATGAGGTGGTTGAGGGGCGGATCCCGGCAGGTGAATCCCAGCGCCAGGCCTGTCAGCGGCACTTAAACGACCTAGAAAAACAGGGAACAGAGGAATTTCCCTACGTTTGGGACCCTGATAAAGCCCATGAAATCATTGAATTTGCCGAGTCTCTGACACTGGCTGAGGGTGAGGATCCGGCTCCGCTCAGGTTATGGGGCTTTCAAGACTTCATTCTCGGCAGCTGGAACGGCTGGCTAAACAGTAAAGGGTACAGAAGATTCCGCACTTCTTACGTCCAGGTGGCCAGGCAGAACGGTAAATCTCTGAAAAATGCGGTACCGGCCCTGTATTACGGAAACTTTGACGGTTACAATTACCCGCAGGTCTACTGTGCAGCCACAAAAGAGCTGCAGGCGAGAATTGTATTGGGCGAATGTATCAAGTTTATCAACGCTGACCGAGAGCTCGGCGGGGATGAATACGAAGACGGTCTTTTCCAGGTCAAGGAGTACGCCGGAAAGATTGAATGCTCCGTTTCTAACGGCGTGATCCGGGCACTGGGGCGGGATACGAAGTCTATCGACGGTTTCAGGCCCTACTTTGCGAGCGTGGACGAGTATCACCTGCATAAAGACAATCAGATGTACAAGCTGCTGGCGGACGGGACCAAGAAGCTCAAGCAGTGCTTAATATCCGTCATTACCACAGCTGGCTTTGATCTGAATTCGCCGTGCTTCCGGCTGTATGAGTATTGCAAATTGATTTTAGCCGGGGTTCACAAGGATGAAACGCAGTTCGTGTTCATTTGTGAGCTAGACAAGGATGATGATGTTTGGGATGAAGCCAACTGGCCGAAAGCTAATCCATTATGGACAGAGGAAACGTTGGATAGTCTTCGATCCGAGGGGATCAAGGCAAAGGAAATGCAAGGGGAAGACCTGCGGAATTTCCTCACCAAGTCGCTGAATCAATGGGTGCAGTTCGCGGATAATCAGTATATGAACGTAAGTCACTGGAAAGCCTGCCAGTCTGATACCACGCTGGAGGATATGGAGGGCCGGGATTGTTATCTCGGGCTTGACCTTTCATCAGGCGGTGACTTAACGTCCGGCTGCTTGGAATTCCCGATTGACGAGGGCCAGCATCGAAAGTATTACATTCATTCACACAGCTTTATGCCGGCGGCTCGGGTAGCGGATCACGTCAAGACAGACAATGCACCCTATGATATGTGGATCCGGCAGGGGTTAATCACCGTGACAGAGACGCTGGGCGGTGTGAAAACAGATTACAAGTACATCATCAGCTATTACCGAGACATCATCAAAAAGTATAACCTGAAGCTCAGGGGCATCGCGTATGATCCACACAACGCCGATGCCTTTTTGTCTGACCTGGAAGAGTTCGGCGTGGACTGTGTAGAGATTACACAGAGCGCCCGCAGCCTGAATGATGCGACCGTAGATTTCCGGCTGGAAGTCGAGGCAGGCAATGTGTTTTATGACCGCAGGAATGAGCTGCTGACCTGGTCGATGGTGAACGCGAAGACCGTGAGCAATAGCTTCGGAGAAATCAAGATTGATAAGGATCCGCAGGCAAAGTTTAAGCGGATCGACCCGGTGGATGCGGTAATAGATGCACACAAGCTGACACTGGCCAATAAGGTGAAGCGCTCAGTGTACGAAGAAAGAGGCGTTCGCAGCATTTAA
- a CDS encoding P27 family phage terminase small subunit, which produces MGRNAKPVGLHIAQGNPNRLTREQIKQRQEAEIKLGKSDLDKLKPPVFVKNDTIAYSHWKQCMKEYKAAAEQNVDLLSSSDVGLLAMYCKTYAEYERLQKSYQTIDKVAYDSEFLDEYIEDSAEFDTRVKKQLRAMVAVDGLLRIETAINKKMDMLLKMQDRLFLSPLAKIKNVPKPKGKEAPASKFSRFGGGRGG; this is translated from the coding sequence ATGGGCAGAAACGCCAAACCGGTTGGACTGCACATTGCACAGGGCAATCCGAACCGTTTAACCAGAGAGCAAATCAAGCAACGTCAGGAGGCGGAAATCAAACTTGGGAAAAGTGATTTGGACAAGCTGAAGCCGCCGGTATTCGTGAAGAATGACACGATTGCCTATTCTCACTGGAAACAGTGCATGAAGGAATACAAGGCGGCTGCCGAACAAAACGTGGATCTTTTAAGCAGCTCGGATGTCGGGCTGCTGGCGATGTATTGCAAAACTTATGCAGAGTATGAAAGGCTGCAAAAATCCTATCAAACCATTGATAAAGTGGCCTATGATAGCGAGTTTTTGGATGAATATATCGAAGATAGTGCTGAATTTGATACTAGGGTCAAGAAGCAGCTGCGGGCGATGGTTGCAGTGGACGGGCTGCTGCGGATCGAGACGGCCATCAACAAGAAGATGGACATGCTGCTGAAAATGCAGGACCGTTTATTCCTTAGTCCGCTGGCGAAGATCAAGAACGTACCGAAGCCGAAGGGGAAAGAGGCACCGGCCAGCAAGTTCAGCCGTTTTGGAGGCGGCCGTGGTGGATAG
- a CDS encoding helix-turn-helix domain-containing protein — protein sequence MYSFDSKEELAVWISHELVSTAEAMEILECTRQNLHSFVKRGKLTPVKETNRERLFWRSDVLARKEEAAIYNRK from the coding sequence ATGTATTCATTTGACAGCAAGGAAGAATTGGCTGTCTGGATCTCTCATGAACTGGTCAGCACTGCTGAAGCGATGGAGATCTTGGAGTGCACTCGTCAGAATCTTCACTCGTTTGTAAAACGCGGTAAACTTACGCCGGTTAAAGAGACAAACCGTGAACGGTTATTCTGGCGATCTGACGTTCTCGCCCGCAAAGAAGAAGCTGCTATTTATAATCGGAAATAA
- a CDS encoding RNA polymerase subunit sigma-24 has protein sequence MNEQQMIEQLSQYRQKKARIQVLSSYSVGAGITVSRLNGDDQLQELHRRLRGLPSYMYLSGYEQKLENAAHAYMTRYPAGVKSQKQAVPVQAMDPEDEQLLRELRNKIQKVIEARGYDVRDDVDEVLERLAELQDLQAEVEQVETVLEAMDTYEPDFANILRLQYLEGKSAGEVQTEMNLSRRTYWRKISAAEMEYKRLAR, from the coding sequence ATGAATGAACAACAAATGATAGAGCAGCTGTCCCAATACCGGCAGAAGAAAGCGCGGATACAGGTGCTGTCTAGTTACAGTGTGGGTGCCGGTATTACGGTTTCAAGACTCAATGGGGATGACCAGCTGCAGGAGCTGCACCGGAGGCTGAGAGGCCTTCCGTCGTACATGTACCTATCGGGATATGAGCAAAAACTGGAGAATGCAGCCCACGCCTATATGACCCGGTATCCTGCCGGCGTTAAGTCACAAAAACAAGCTGTTCCTGTCCAGGCTATGGATCCGGAAGATGAGCAGTTGCTTCGAGAACTGAGGAATAAGATCCAGAAGGTGATCGAGGCTAGAGGCTATGATGTTCGGGATGATGTTGACGAGGTGTTGGAGAGGCTGGCCGAGCTGCAGGACCTGCAGGCGGAGGTTGAACAGGTGGAGACTGTACTGGAAGCTATGGATACTTACGAACCGGACTTTGCCAATATCTTGAGGCTTCAGTATTTGGAGGGGAAGAGTGCTGGTGAAGTGCAGACAGAAATGAATCTTTCCAGAAGGACATACTGGCGTAAAATTTCAGCTGCTGAAATGGAGTATAAAAGATTGGCACGATAA
- a CDS encoding DEAD/DEAH box helicase, with translation MKFIPHQYQDYATKRILDTPYIALLLEMGLGKTVSTLTAMDLLLNDYFDAGRVLVIAPLRVAEDTWAREIEKWDHLQHLRISKVLGSATARRKALKAEADIYVINRENVEWLVSEYGSQWPFDTVVIDELSSFKNPQAKRFKALRRVRPMMKRVIGLTGTPAPNSLMDLWAPMYLIDQGERLGKTITGYRDRYFTPGSRSGHVVYEWKAKQEAEGRVYEAISDIAVSMKAEDWLELPERIDRTVQMPLSPKAQEQYKKLEKELLLPFLDADVVASTAAVLSNKLLQMASGAVYDEDKGVKQIHNAKLDALEDVIEAANGNPVMVFYNFKHSLSRIQERFPQARILRKGKDGNEDIRAWNNDEIPLLLLHPKSAGHGLNLQESSCRTVVWFDQIWSLEEDQQANARVHRQGVRHNIVVIRLVAEGTMDEEAVEALERKASGQDALMEAVKARIERMKGHE, from the coding sequence TTGAAATTTATACCGCACCAGTACCAGGATTACGCCACCAAGCGGATCCTGGATACCCCATACATTGCCCTGCTGCTTGAGATGGGATTAGGCAAGACAGTCAGCACTTTAACGGCCATGGACTTATTGCTGAATGATTACTTCGATGCCGGACGGGTGCTAGTAATCGCGCCGCTGAGAGTGGCCGAGGATACCTGGGCCCGCGAGATTGAGAAGTGGGACCATCTGCAGCACCTTCGGATCAGCAAGGTATTGGGAAGTGCCACGGCACGGCGTAAGGCCTTGAAGGCAGAAGCAGATATTTACGTGATCAATCGTGAAAATGTGGAATGGCTGGTCAGCGAGTACGGCAGCCAGTGGCCATTTGATACCGTGGTGATCGACGAGCTCTCCAGCTTCAAAAACCCGCAGGCCAAACGCTTCAAGGCTCTTCGCCGAGTCCGGCCGATGATGAAGCGTGTGATCGGCCTGACCGGCACACCGGCACCGAATAGCCTCATGGATCTCTGGGCACCCATGTACTTGATCGACCAGGGAGAACGCCTGGGCAAGACGATTACCGGTTATCGTGATCGGTACTTTACACCTGGCAGCCGTAGTGGCCATGTCGTTTATGAGTGGAAGGCTAAACAGGAAGCCGAGGGAAGGGTATATGAGGCCATATCTGATATTGCGGTCAGCATGAAAGCCGAAGACTGGCTGGAGCTGCCTGAGCGTATTGATCGGACGGTTCAGATGCCTTTAAGCCCGAAAGCCCAGGAGCAGTACAAGAAACTGGAGAAGGAGCTGCTGCTTCCGTTCCTGGATGCTGATGTTGTGGCCAGCACGGCAGCCGTCCTGTCCAATAAGCTTCTGCAGATGGCCAGCGGTGCTGTGTACGATGAAGACAAAGGCGTAAAGCAGATTCATAATGCCAAATTGGATGCTTTGGAGGATGTGATCGAGGCGGCAAACGGAAATCCGGTGATGGTGTTTTATAACTTTAAGCATAGCTTAAGCCGGATCCAGGAGCGTTTCCCGCAGGCCCGGATCCTTCGAAAAGGCAAAGACGGGAACGAAGATATCAGGGCCTGGAACAATGACGAGATTCCGTTGTTGCTTCTGCATCCGAAGTCAGCTGGCCATGGTTTAAACCTTCAGGAGTCAAGCTGCCGAACAGTCGTGTGGTTTGATCAGATCTGGAGCTTGGAAGAAGACCAGCAGGCCAATGCCAGGGTTCACCGTCAAGGCGTACGGCATAACATCGTGGTAATCCGCCTGGTAGCTGAGGGGACCATGGACGAGGAAGCCGTAGAGGCACTGGAACGAAAGGCGAGCGGACAAGATGCCTTGATGGAAGCCGTCAAAGCAAGGATCGAAAGGATGAAGGGTCATGAATGA
- a CDS encoding VRR-NUC domain-containing protein, which translates to MRESTLERRLVREVERIGGIAPKWTSPGNRGVPDRIVILPGGKTVYVEMKAPGKPLAPLQERWKRKLLKLDQRHYKIDSAEDIERFIDEVRDI; encoded by the coding sequence ATGCGAGAATCTACACTGGAACGCAGACTGGTCCGGGAGGTCGAACGGATCGGCGGGATAGCCCCGAAGTGGACCAGTCCAGGGAATCGAGGAGTACCGGATAGAATTGTGATTCTTCCGGGAGGAAAGACGGTCTACGTTGAAATGAAAGCACCTGGTAAGCCGCTGGCTCCCCTGCAGGAGCGCTGGAAGAGAAAGTTGCTTAAGCTGGATCAACGCCATTATAAAATCGATTCGGCTGAGGACATTGAGCGTTTTATTGACGAGGTGAGAGACATTTGA